The Euphorbia lathyris chromosome 4, ddEupLath1.1, whole genome shotgun sequence genomic interval AAAGTTTGGAATGCGATGGACGTGAGACGCCTCGCCTAATCCAACTCCATCCCTAGGGAAGAGGAACATTCCATGTCCTTTCAGGAGGAAAAACAACGATCCATCTATCTTCATACTTTTCAATGGGAGGAAGATCATCGATAAATAATCCCTCCTCGCACATATCAGTCCTCTGAAGAGAAAATCGCCCGGATTTATCCTTGAGAGATCTGAGAAGGTAGAAAAGATGAAAAAGGTTGACGGCTGGAACTACTCCTTTCTCGTTACAAAGTGCGTAAAACGCCAGAAGCAATCTCCATCCTTAAGGATGAAGCTGAGACGGAGACAATTTGTTTCTTTTCAAAAATTCCATGAAGAAAGAAGGTAAAGGAAAGCAGACTCCCATTTCCAACAGAGCCTCATGAATGTCGAACGATTCTGAAGGCACGAAAGCAAAAGAAGTCTTCGAGTCTGAAGGGAGGCGGACCTCCCAATCAGACGGAAACGAGAACGTGGTCTTGAAAGTATGAACATCATCTTGAGATAGACAAGTAGGAACACAAAATGCTAATACATCCAAGGAGTGTGGCCCCAGTGCTTCGAATATATGTCTTGATGTTTGCTTAGTACGAACCATGATGAAGATCTTTAGACAAAATAAGCCAACTGCAGAAGAAAAGCTCAAAAGTAATTAGAAACACAAACACGTTAAAGGTTCGAGCTTCGTTCGAAATCGCAAAACGTTGAGGATTGATTTCGTTAAAAGCGAAAAAACGTTAGAGGTTCGAGCTTCGTTCAAAATCGCAAAGAATGGAAGACCAATGTCGTTAGAAACGAAAAACCATTAGAGGTTCGGTTTCTATTTAAAAATCGCGAAGGatcaattttgttaaaaacaaaaaaccatTAGAGGTTCGTCTTCTGTTTAAAACCACGAAGGATCAATTGCGTTAAAAACGAAAAACCCTTAGAGGTTCGGTTTCTGTTTTAATCGCAAGAAGCATGGAGGatcaattttatcaaaaacaagaAAGCGTTAGAGTCGAGTGTCGCTGGAAAAAATCGAGGATCGTTTTTAATTGAAACGAAAAAGCGGTTTAGGATCGTTTtttaattaaaacgaaaaagcggttgaggatcgttttttacgaaaaagcagttgaggatcgtttttaatTGAAACGAAAAAGTAGTTGAGGATCATTTTTTACGAAAAAGCGGTTACGGATCGTTTTTAATTGAAACGAAAAAGTggttgaggatcgtttttaatCGAAACGGAAAAGCGATTTAGGATCGTTTTTTAATTGAAACGAAAAAGcggttgaggatcgttttttttaattcaaacgAAAAAGCGGTAGAGGCTCATTTTTCCATTCGAAAGCATCGAAAGTTTTTTTTAAGCGTTTGCAGATTCGgttgttaaaaaaaacatataagtCCGATTTTATTCAGAAGCGCAAAGCGTCAGGGATTCGAGGCTGTTCGATCCCAAAAATCGTTTGCGGATTCGACTGTATGAAAAAACAAAAGTCGAAAAAACCTTATAGGTTCAGACTTATTCAAAATAGAAAAATCGCAAAAACGGAATCTCACcgcaaaaaagagaaaaaaacgtACAGTTTAAGTTATAGATTGGTAAAACGTTTTTCCCATATTCCTTTAACCGATATAACATAATTTTGCATTCCACAGATATAAAACTTCGAAATCGAAGAAGGAGCTAACCTGAAAACGAAGTTTTTCCCAAGGCCAAAGGAGTCCAAGACTAAGCACAGAGGAGAGAAAATCGATGCACttgaggtaaaaaaaaaaaaatcatatgctAACATCCTTAAATACTAGGGATATATTATGGAATCCTAAAAGGAATAGgattcttatatttattattattattatttatcataATCCTAAATAGAGTAGgattcttatatttattattattattacttatcctaatcctaaacagaatagaattcttatgtttttcctaataaaaaatagaatgagATTTTATTTCCTACTAATATTCTAGATTATCCTATAGAATCCCAGACGGAGAGGATTCTGATGTTCGTTATGATTCTAATTTATCTCACGAGGTAAGGTCCCGAACCCATCTTTAGTGAAGATAGAAACTATTAGGGTTATCCTTGTCAGGGTAATCAAGCCAAGCCGTATCCCGTAAAAATGCAACAACGGAAGAAAAAACCGATTTTTTCTATCTCATCGGGAGAGAACCCgatttctttttcatttctgTTTCTAATTCCGTCTTCTCTTATTATACAAAATAGGTAATCCTAACATGGAGATTCGTGCTGCCATTTTTTAAATCATTTATCGAGCGGTTAAGGATATTTGTTCTTCTCACTCTTATTCCGAAAATAACAGTGGGGAGCAATTGATATAACCACTACCCACGTACTCCATTATCACCCTAGATATGTGTATCCACGTTCAGCACGATCTTTTACTGATAGCTCACAAGTAACTTCCTCCTGTATTCCTATAAATGGGTTGAAAGCTGCAGAGGAGGAGGTTggcttttagagagagaaaagaatactATATTTGACGGTATCTGACTTAAGTATCAGAGCGTTTGTGGGAGGACCGCTTCCCACACTGTAACAGGTACAATCCTCAAGGAAGATCAACCTTcgctagggacgttcaaccttcatccgaagacgttcaaccttcatccaggagGTTCGATCCTCAAGGAACGTCGGCTGTCGTCATCCTGATTGGAAGGACCGCCTTCCTTCAGAAGTTCAACGATTGGTCTCCCATCTTACAAATCTATTGTTTAGTTCAGGCTACAACAAAAGTTATTAGATTTCggttatatatattaattcgATTCGGTTTCAAACGTAGGCACTCAAAAAGCTAAAGtctaaaataaaaggaaatttgaACACCAAAATGGACATCCAAACAACCAAAATTAATCGAAAAGGAAAATCATAGAGAAAGAAGCAGAATGATCAACAATCTAAACCCTAGAAGCACAAATGTAAAAGACAAAACTAACCTCCACTAAACTATGTCGTTTTATGGTTTGGGGTTTAGTACACAAATGCACACCGGACCGGAGGTATTATTGGGCCGGTTCATTAGGAGGCTGAAATTGGCAAAAAGCCTCCAAGTTCAATTGACATACTGTACAACCTCTTCaatatcatatatatagataattataCCAAACCCTAAATCCGAGCTGCGGTTTTCTTTTCTTCTGCACAGTGCATTAGCTTTGGCCAAATCACTCTAAGGTTTCTCTTACCATCTTCTGTATCTTAAGATTGTTTTCGCATCGGGCATGCTATTGGATCCTATCGCTATTTTAAATATTGCTTATGTTTTCGTCTGTGTACTAATTTGTTTTTGTGGTGATTTTCTTATTTTAGGAGATCAATGGCAGCAGCTTACGGTGCAATGAAGCCGGTAAAGGCTGGTCTGGAGGAGCCCCAGGACCAGATTCACAAAATCAGGATCACTCTCTCATCAAAAAATGTCAAAAACCTCGAAAAAGGTTCTTCTTTCCCGTTCTTCTCTTTACAAGTAACAAAAGTGTGAAAATCCGTTTATTTACTTTGTTTTAAGCTTTGATCTTTGATTATGTTGTTCAATTAAATCCTGTTTTCTTGTATTTTTGTAGAGTGAATTTTTGCTGTTCATGTTACTGATTGATATTATCTGGGTTTGTTATATAGTATGTGCTGATTTGGTTCGTGGTGCCAAGGAAAAGAAATTGAGAGTCAAGGGACCCGTGAGAATCCCTACCAAGGTTCTTAACATTACCACCAGGAAATCCCCTTGTGGTGAAGGTATTTACCTAACCACTAAATTTTAGTTACCAATCTCTTTTTGTATTCTAATCAACTCCTATAATACAATAAGagattggatttttttctaGTTTTCAATCCTATGTATGCCACATTATTTATTGTGCTTCCGATTGAATTGTGGAATAGAAACAGAATAGAAATGCTGAATCagtgctttttttttctttatcttcGGTAGATCATCAATTTTTTATGCTTCGCCACATTTATGTATATCAAACTGCTTgatattttttgataaaattctTTTTGCATCTATTTTGCAACTGACAAGCTGagaattttgtatatatatatatatatatgctgcATGGAAACGGATACCGGGATAGcttatttctaagaaaaattagctagCAAACTGTATTAGAAACAGACACGAAACGGAAGAGTTTCTGtgcaacatatatatatatatatatatatataaatgtttatatatgtatatatactacAGTGCCTGCTTGATTTAATCACTGCTAgtgtttataaattttataattcattacTTTTTAGATGAACTAATtgtttctttcatttatttgccAATTGCTTTCATTCTTATCGAAAGGGGTTACACATTCATTTTCCAATGCACATTGCTTCCATTTGGAAACAGTGAGTGAATTGCTAGTTTGATTATATTTTCCTAATATCCTAATAAATTTGGTGCTCATGCTTCATGTTCTTGATTGATACCAATTCCTAACATCAGAATTCATCTAACATGAAGGTTTTAATCATTAGATTTGTCCCAACAGTTAAAAAgttttttcttatatatgtacTTTCCAAACTTGTAAATTACTAGGTGTAATATGGACAAGGCGTCGGATGTCAAGTCTTATATTTTCACTTTCTGAATCTTTATTGTTCATGTTTCGCTTTTGATTGCATAACTAGGAAATGATTTATGTAGCCTGCCTATACATGAATGTTATTGACATTGTGTTTTGTTGTATTATTTGCAGGAACCAACACATGGGACAGATTTGAGCTCCGGGTCCACAAGCGTGTTATTGACCTTTTCAGCTCACCAGAGGTGGTCAAGCAGATCACTTCAATTACTATTGAACCTGGTGTTGAGGTCGAGGTTACAATAGCAGACTCATGAATGTTTGAAATTTTGTGATTTCCTTTTTGGTTAAATACAGTTGAATTAGTTTTTTAGAAGCTGAGGACCCGTCCTTCTGGATTCTATTATTTGCTTGGAATGTCCTTGATGAGAATACATACTTTTAGGGGTAATGTAGCATGGCTTGTTGTTCCTTAATATGAAGATAATGTTATGCAGAGTGACAATTTTGTCTAATTTTCAAATCGTAAAAGCATGTTTTTGGTTATGAAATATTTGTTGCAAGACCTGACCATTAAAAGCTAAGTAACCATAGAATCTACCTAAATTTATTATCTGGATATGTAAGTTGATCGAGAATTGATTATATTGTTGATTttctgtttgcattttcatttgAAGATTGAAATGATATTTCTGTTCACATTGAATGTTTTCCAGTTTTACCTATCAGAAATGCTGATATGAAAGTTCGTTAAAGTGCGTGAAATGTAATGTTTGATTCTCTTTGTCACTCTTACAGAATATATGACTTTAGAAGTTGGATGTAGCTCTTTAGGATTCAATTGAGTTTAATGTTTATGTCGAGTATGAGCATTTGCATCTGGTGATTGCACAAGTTTCAGCATTAGTATTTACCATAAGATGAGAATGTTTGTGCCTTCTTTAGTTTCATTCTTCAAAGCATTGCCCAACTTCCC includes:
- the LOC136227381 gene encoding small ribosomal subunit protein uS10z/uS10x, with the translated sequence MAAAYGAMKPVKAGLEEPQDQIHKIRITLSSKNVKNLEKVCADLVRGAKEKKLRVKGPVRIPTKVLNITTRKSPCGEGTNTWDRFELRVHKRVIDLFSSPEVVKQITSITIEPGVEVEVTIADS